One Limisphaerales bacterium genomic region harbors:
- a CDS encoding c-type cytochrome: MRSIFQPPLTALDRLPRSGEDQAKVDLGRHLYYEKRLSSNNKIACNSCHLLDKYGVDGLDFSLGVPGKPVGRNSPTTYNAFFHIAQFWDGRAATVEEQAKGPILAGKEMGMPSAAAVVAKLKGIPEYPPLFKKAFPRDKDAVTFMNVGTAIGAFERNLVTPGRFDEYLAGKTSALTAKEQKGLKTFVTTGCVTCHTGPLVGGNSYQKLGLVKPWPNQGDPGRSAIVGDDAFKMFFKVPSLRNIEKTGPYFHDSSAKTLEAAVTKMAKHQLGRELTGEQLGDIVSFLKSLTGKIPEEYIKKRPF; this comes from the coding sequence ATGCGCTCAATTTTCCAACCGCCGCTCACGGCACTGGATCGCCTGCCACGCAGCGGGGAGGATCAGGCTAAAGTCGATCTCGGACGGCATTTATACTACGAAAAACGCCTGTCCAGTAACAATAAAATCGCCTGTAATTCGTGCCATTTGCTCGATAAATACGGCGTGGATGGGCTGGATTTCTCGCTGGGCGTGCCCGGCAAACCGGTGGGGCGAAATTCGCCAACCACTTACAACGCGTTTTTCCATATTGCCCAATTCTGGGATGGCCGTGCTGCCACAGTCGAAGAACAGGCAAAAGGCCCCATTTTAGCCGGAAAAGAGATGGGAATGCCCAGTGCCGCCGCCGTGGTGGCCAAGCTGAAGGGCATCCCGGAATATCCGCCGCTCTTTAAGAAGGCGTTTCCACGGGATAAGGATGCGGTGACGTTTATGAATGTCGGCACGGCGATCGGGGCGTTTGAGCGGAATTTGGTGACACCAGGGCGGTTTGATGAATATCTCGCCGGCAAAACCTCCGCACTCACTGCAAAAGAACAAAAAGGCCTGAAAACGTTTGTCACCACCGGCTGCGTGACCTGTCACACCGGCCCATTGGTGGGCGGGAATAGCTATCAAAAGCTCGGTCTGGTGAAGCCTTGGCCGAATCAAGGGGATCCGGGGCGTTCGGCGATTGTGGGCGATGATGCGTTTAAGATGTTCTTCAAAGTGCCATCATTGCGGAATATTGAAAAAACCGGTCCGTATTTTCACGATTCCAGCGCAAAGACGCTGGAAGCAGCTGTCACCAAAATGGCCAAACACCAGCTTGGCCGCGAATTGACCGGTGAACAGCTTGGGGATATCGTGTCATTCCTCAAGAGCCTCACCGGTAAAATACCCGAGGAATACATCAAAAAACGCCCGTTCTAG
- a CDS encoding gamma carbonic anhydrase family protein produces MGELDPQLEQHLRRQPNLGKGVYLASTAVVVGDVTLGDHSSVWYHAVLRGDINFIKIGHHTNIQDGTVVHLADDYPCEIGNWTTIGHSAVVHACRIGDECLIGMNSTVLDGAVIGSQSIIGANALVTGGTQIPAGSLVLGSPAKVIRPLTEDERADLKPWAQKYVDNTAYCLKHNLNVGAPLST; encoded by the coding sequence ATGGGCGAACTCGATCCCCAACTCGAACAACACCTCCGCCGCCAACCCAATCTCGGCAAAGGCGTGTACCTCGCCAGCACCGCAGTCGTTGTGGGCGATGTCACCCTCGGCGATCACTCCAGCGTTTGGTATCACGCTGTACTGCGCGGCGATATCAACTTCATCAAGATCGGCCATCACACCAATATCCAGGACGGCACAGTCGTCCATCTCGCCGATGATTACCCCTGCGAAATCGGCAACTGGACCACCATCGGTCACAGCGCGGTAGTCCACGCGTGCCGCATCGGCGATGAATGTCTCATCGGAATGAACAGCACCGTCCTCGATGGCGCCGTCATCGGCTCCCAATCCATCATCGGCGCGAACGCACTCGTCACCGGCGGCACCCAAATCCCCGCGGGCTCGCTCGTCCTCGGCAGCCCCGCTAAAGTAATCCGCCCTCTCACTGAAGATGAACGCGCCGACCTAAAGCCGTGGGCCCAAAAATACGTCGACAACACCGCCTATTGTTTGAAACATAATTTGAATGTTGGCGCTCCGCTGTCCACTTGA
- a CDS encoding leucine-rich repeat domain-containing protein gives MLTKSDLESVTLLFLINNHLTSVAGLEKLTNLKDLHLNNNPLTKSQIDGLPKALPKCKISSTPTK, from the coding sequence ATGCTTACCAAGTCTGACTTGGAGAGCGTGACGTTATTGTTTCTAATCAACAACCACCTAACCAGCGTAGCCGGGCTGGAGAAACTGACAAATTTGAAGGATTTGCATCTTAATAACAACCCGCTAACCAAATCCCAAATTGATGGCTTACCGAAGGCGTTGCCTAAGTGCAAAATCTCAAGTACCCCTACGAAGTAA